In one window of Bradyrhizobium sp. AZCC 1721 DNA:
- the murC gene encoding UDP-N-acetylmuramate--L-alanine ligase — MRLPREIGPIHFVGIGGIGMSGIAEVLVNLGYIVQGSDASESGNVARLREKGVKVSVGHKAENVDGADVVVVSTAIKRDNPELMAARAQRIPVVRRAEMLAELMRLKSCVAIAGTHGKTTTTSMVAALLDGGNLDPTVINGGIINAYGTNARLGAGDWMVVEADESDGTFLKLPTDVAIVTNVDPEHLDHFKTFEAIQDAFRNFVENVPFYGFAVMCIDHPVVQSIVGRIEDRRIITYGENPQADARLMDLTPIAGGSKFKVAIRNRKTEATHEITDIALPMPGRHNASNATAAIAVAHELGISDEAIRKAIAAFGGVKRRFTRTGEWNGVTVIDDYGHHPVEIAAVLKAARDSYSGKIIAVVQPHRFTRLQSLFEEFCTCFNDADAVIVAEVYPAGEAPIEGIDRDHFVLGLRAHGHREVVPLPSSTELAKVVRGIANPGDLVVCLGAGNITQWAYALPGELKALG; from the coding sequence ATGAGACTGCCGCGCGAGATCGGACCCATTCACTTCGTCGGGATCGGCGGCATCGGCATGAGCGGCATCGCCGAAGTGCTCGTCAATCTCGGCTACATCGTGCAGGGCTCGGACGCTTCCGAAAGCGGCAATGTCGCGCGGCTGCGGGAGAAGGGCGTCAAGGTCTCGGTCGGCCACAAGGCCGAGAATGTCGACGGCGCCGACGTGGTCGTGGTCTCGACCGCGATCAAGCGCGACAATCCCGAACTGATGGCGGCTCGCGCGCAGCGCATCCCGGTGGTGCGTCGCGCCGAAATGCTGGCCGAACTGATGCGGCTGAAAAGCTGCGTCGCGATTGCCGGCACCCATGGCAAGACCACGACGACATCGATGGTCGCGGCGCTGCTCGATGGCGGCAATCTCGACCCGACCGTCATCAATGGCGGCATCATCAACGCCTATGGCACCAATGCGCGGCTGGGAGCGGGCGACTGGATGGTGGTGGAAGCCGACGAGAGCGACGGCACGTTTTTGAAACTGCCGACCGACGTGGCCATCGTCACCAATGTCGATCCTGAGCATCTCGATCATTTCAAGACCTTCGAGGCGATCCAGGACGCGTTCCGCAATTTCGTCGAGAACGTGCCGTTCTACGGCTTTGCGGTGATGTGCATCGATCACCCGGTGGTGCAGAGCATCGTCGGCCGGATCGAGGATCGCCGCATCATCACCTACGGCGAAAACCCGCAGGCCGATGCGCGGCTGATGGACCTGACGCCGATCGCCGGCGGATCGAAGTTCAAGGTTGCGATCCGCAACCGCAAGACGGAGGCCACGCACGAGATAACGGACATAGCGTTGCCGATGCCGGGCCGGCACAATGCGTCGAATGCGACCGCGGCGATTGCGGTGGCGCACGAACTCGGCATCTCCGACGAAGCGATCCGCAAGGCAATCGCGGCATTCGGCGGCGTCAAGCGGCGCTTCACCCGCACCGGCGAGTGGAACGGCGTCACCGTGATCGACGACTATGGCCATCACCCCGTCGAGATCGCTGCAGTGTTGAAGGCTGCGCGTGACTCCTATAGCGGCAAGATCATCGCCGTGGTGCAGCCACACCGCTTCACCCGCCTGCAGTCGCTGTTCGAGGAGTTCTGCACCTGCTTCAACGACGCCGATGCGGTCATCGTCGCCGAGGTCTATCCGGCAGGTGAGGCGCCGATCGAAGGCATCGACCGCGACCACTTTGTGCTCGGCCTGCGCGCGCATGGCCACCGTGAAGTGGTCCCGCTGCCGAGTTCGACGGAACTCGCAAAAGTCGTCCGCGGCATCGCCAACCCCGGCGACCTCGTCGTCTGCTTAGGGGCCGGCAACATCACGCAATGGGCCTACGCACTGCCGGGCGAATTGAAGGCGTTGGGGTGA
- the ftsW gene encoding putative lipid II flippase FtsW, with protein sequence MLARDQRTPFSDWWWTVDKLLLGAILALMLGGVILSLAASPPVATRIGLDPFHFFSRHMLFLLPSLLVLIGVSFLSPRQVRRLALLVFVVSVLLIVATLVFGAEVKGSRRWITLLGVNIQASESAKPAFVVMAAWLFAESTKRPEMPATSMAMVLLLTLVSLLVMEPDFGQTMLILMVWGALFFIAGMRMIWVAGLAGVAMAGLFSAYLLVPHVAGRIRRFLNPASGDTFQVDMAMEAFWNGGWFGLGPGEGIAKRSLPDSHTDFVFAVAAEEFGIILCLALVGLFAFVVIRTLTRAYASEDMFSRFAASGLAILFGMQAAINMAVNLQLIPAKGMTLPFISYGGSSIISLAYGVGMMLALTRQRPRTEVESMNAAGVARGYA encoded by the coding sequence ATGCTCGCCCGTGACCAACGCACCCCGTTTTCGGACTGGTGGTGGACCGTGGATAAGCTGCTGCTTGGCGCGATCTTGGCGCTGATGTTGGGCGGCGTCATCCTGTCGCTGGCGGCGAGTCCGCCGGTGGCGACGCGGATCGGGCTTGATCCGTTCCACTTCTTCAGCCGGCACATGCTGTTCCTGCTGCCGTCCCTCCTGGTGCTGATTGGGGTATCGTTCCTGTCGCCCAGGCAGGTCCGCCGTCTTGCGCTATTGGTGTTCGTGGTGAGCGTTCTCTTGATCGTCGCGACGCTCGTCTTCGGTGCGGAGGTGAAGGGATCGCGGCGCTGGATCACGCTGCTCGGCGTCAACATCCAGGCTTCCGAATCCGCCAAGCCTGCCTTCGTCGTTATGGCGGCTTGGCTATTTGCGGAATCGACCAAGCGGCCGGAAATGCCGGCGACCTCGATGGCGATGGTGCTGCTGCTGACGCTGGTGTCGCTGTTGGTGATGGAGCCGGACTTCGGCCAGACCATGCTGATCCTGATGGTGTGGGGCGCGCTGTTCTTCATCGCAGGCATGCGGATGATCTGGGTGGCCGGCCTAGCTGGCGTCGCAATGGCCGGGCTGTTCAGCGCCTATCTGTTGGTTCCGCACGTCGCGGGCCGCATCAGGCGCTTCCTGAATCCGGCATCTGGCGACACCTTCCAGGTCGACATGGCAATGGAAGCTTTCTGGAACGGCGGCTGGTTCGGGCTCGGCCCCGGCGAAGGTATCGCCAAGCGCAGCCTGCCGGACAGCCATACCGATTTCGTATTCGCGGTGGCGGCGGAAGAATTCGGCATCATCCTGTGCCTGGCGCTGGTTGGGCTGTTCGCCTTTGTCGTAATCCGCACGCTGACGCGCGCCTATGCCAGCGAGGACATGTTCTCGCGCTTTGCGGCATCGGGACTTGCGATCCTGTTCGGCATGCAGGCTGCCATCAACATGGCGGTCAATCTGCAACTGATCCCCGCCAAGGGCATGACGCTGCCCTTCATCTCCTATGGCGGTTCGTCGATCATTTCACTGGCCTATGGCGTCGGCATGATGCTGGCGCTGACGCGGCAGCGCCCGCGCACCGAAGTGGAATCGATGAACGCGGCCGGCGTGGCGCGCGGCTACGCCTGA
- the murG gene encoding undecaprenyldiphospho-muramoylpentapeptide beta-N-acetylglucosaminyltransferase — MDNTPLILLAAGGTGGHLFPAEALGVELIKRGLRVRLATDARALRYSGLFTRDNIDVVPSETVRGRNPLSLARTIIMLGYGTGVALNLVRRLKPAAVVGFGGYPTLPPLIAARLLGVPGIIHDANAVLGRANRFLSRRVNAIATSLPGVLDRDPSLAGKTTTVGTPMRPAILAAAAQPFASPEPNGPLRLLVVGGSQGARVMSDIVPGAIERLEPVLWSRIALTQQAREEDMARVRAIYDRLKIKAELAPFFTDLPARLASSHLVVSRSGAGTVAELAAIGRPAILVPLPGAIDQDQFANAGVLAKVDGALRIPQGEFTPDRLAAEISAFAAEPARLAAMAAAARQVGRLDAAERLADLVMKTAGI, encoded by the coding sequence ATGGACAACACGCCCCTCATTCTGCTGGCTGCCGGCGGCACCGGCGGCCATTTGTTTCCCGCTGAAGCGCTCGGGGTTGAGCTCATCAAGCGGGGCTTGCGCGTGCGGCTTGCGACCGATGCCCGCGCGTTGCGCTATAGCGGGCTCTTTACCCGCGACAATATCGACGTGGTGCCGAGCGAGACCGTGCGCGGCCGTAATCCGTTGTCGCTGGCGCGCACCATTATCATGCTCGGCTATGGAACGGGCGTAGCGCTCAACCTGGTGCGGCGGCTGAAGCCCGCGGCCGTGGTCGGCTTCGGTGGCTATCCGACGCTGCCGCCCTTGATCGCGGCACGGCTGCTCGGCGTGCCCGGCATCATTCATGATGCCAACGCCGTGCTCGGCCGCGCCAACCGTTTTCTCTCCAGGCGCGTCAATGCGATCGCGACCTCGCTGCCCGGCGTGCTCGATCGCGATCCCTCGCTCGCGGGAAAGACCACCACGGTCGGCACGCCGATGCGCCCGGCGATCCTTGCCGCCGCCGCGCAGCCGTTTGCGTCTCCGGAACCGAACGGGCCGCTGCGCTTGCTGGTGGTCGGCGGCAGCCAGGGCGCGCGGGTGATGAGCGACATCGTGCCGGGCGCGATCGAACGGCTCGAGCCGGTGCTGTGGAGCCGCATCGCCCTGACGCAGCAGGCGCGCGAGGAAGACATGGCGCGGGTGCGGGCGATCTACGACCGGCTCAAGATCAAGGCCGAACTTGCGCCGTTCTTTACCGACCTGCCGGCACGGCTGGCGTCCAGCCATCTGGTGGTCTCGCGCTCCGGCGCCGGCACCGTGGCGGAACTCGCCGCGATCGGCCGGCCCGCGATTTTGGTGCCATTGCCCGGCGCGATCGACCAGGACCAGTTCGCCAATGCCGGCGTATTGGCGAAGGTGGACGGCGCTTTGCGGATTCCGCAAGGAGAATTCACCCCCGACCGGCTGGCCGCCGAAATCTCTGCCTTTGCCGCCGAGCCCGCCCGGCTGGCCGCGATGGCCGCCGCTGCCCGCCAGGTCGGCCGGCTCGATGCCGCGGAACGGCTGGCCGATCTGGTCATGAAAACGGCCGGAATTTGA
- a CDS encoding D-alanine--D-alanine ligase family protein, with protein MRTTILFGGTNKERLVSVATAQALHRALPEADLWFWHVVDTVHEVSSKALLEHSRPFEDEFKPGNRGIALEAALDKAKAEERVLVLGLHGGRAENGELQAMCEMRGIPFTGSGSASSNLAFDKVAAKRFAAIAGVAAPAGVALENLEAAFAEHGRLIAKPARDGSSYGLIFVNAKQDLVAVRNAARIEEYLIEPFIAGVEATCGVLEQSDGTLMSLPPIEIVPGEGTFDYTAKYLLKSTQEICPGRFSPDITAQLQDQALRAHKALSCSGYSRTDFIVSANGPVYLETNTLPGLTAASLYPKALKAQGIEFPDFLRDQIALAERRSRKRA; from the coding sequence ATGCGAACGACCATTCTCTTTGGCGGCACCAATAAAGAGCGGCTGGTTTCGGTGGCGACCGCGCAGGCGCTGCACCGCGCGTTGCCGGAAGCCGATCTCTGGTTCTGGCATGTGGTAGACACCGTTCACGAGGTCAGTTCAAAGGCGCTGCTCGAGCATTCGCGTCCCTTCGAGGATGAATTCAAGCCGGGCAATCGCGGGATCGCGCTGGAAGCGGCGCTCGACAAGGCGAAGGCGGAAGAACGTGTGCTGGTGCTCGGGCTGCACGGCGGCCGTGCCGAGAACGGCGAACTGCAGGCGATGTGCGAAATGCGCGGCATTCCCTTCACCGGATCCGGCTCGGCATCGTCGAACCTCGCTTTTGACAAGGTCGCAGCGAAACGGTTTGCGGCGATTGCCGGTGTCGCGGCTCCGGCAGGCGTCGCCTTGGAAAACCTTGAAGCTGCGTTTGCCGAACATGGCAGGCTGATCGCAAAGCCGGCGCGAGACGGTTCGAGCTACGGCCTGATCTTCGTCAACGCCAAGCAGGACCTGGTCGCGGTCCGCAACGCCGCTAGAATCGAAGAATATCTGATCGAGCCCTTCATCGCGGGCGTCGAAGCAACTTGCGGCGTGCTGGAGCAGTCGGATGGTACGTTGATGTCGCTGCCGCCGATCGAGATTGTCCCGGGGGAGGGCACCTTCGACTACACGGCCAAGTATCTGCTCAAATCGACTCAGGAGATCTGCCCGGGGCGCTTTTCTCCTGACATCACTGCGCAACTGCAGGATCAGGCGCTGCGGGCGCACAAAGCGCTCTCCTGCAGCGGCTATTCCCGGACCGATTTCATCGTCTCGGCGAACGGGCCGGTTTACCTCGAAACCAATACCTTGCCGGGGCTGACTGCGGCCTCGCTCTACCCGAAGGCGCTCAAGGCCCAGGGGATCGAGTTTCCGGATTTCCTGCGGGATCAGATCGCCTTGGCCGAACGCCGCAGCCGGAAGCGGGCTTGA
- a CDS encoding cell division protein FtsQ/DivIB, whose translation MDGAGRLTRSVRSVGPQADLKAAAIGAVVLLRERLGRRARVPAKPTIDREPPNRLVLLVERYLPNRTGIALTVLILLGSAGLGIVKGGHVDEFTAALSDARNTLANSAGFRITTVVINGRKQLSQDEVLAIGGVSGRSSLLFLDAATVRDKLKANPWISDATILKLYPGQLQIDIVERTAFALWQQDGRLSVISEDGAVLEPYVSRRFVTLPLVVGKGADVRARDFLALLDRYPQVRSVTKAAILVGERRWNLRLKDGLDIRLPENDVGNALAMLSKLDKEDRLFSRDIVAVDMRLPDRLTVQLSEDAAKAREELFKDKKTKKKAGDSA comes from the coding sequence ATGGATGGTGCAGGACGCCTCACGCGGTCGGTGAGATCGGTGGGACCCCAGGCTGACCTGAAAGCAGCCGCTATTGGAGCGGTCGTGCTGCTGCGCGAGCGGCTGGGCCGTCGCGCCCGCGTCCCGGCGAAGCCCACGATCGATCGCGAACCGCCGAATCGCTTGGTCCTTCTGGTCGAACGCTATCTGCCGAACCGTACCGGCATTGCCTTGACCGTTCTGATCCTGCTCGGCAGCGCCGGCCTTGGTATCGTCAAAGGCGGTCACGTCGATGAATTCACGGCGGCGCTCAGCGACGCCCGTAACACGCTGGCCAATTCGGCCGGGTTCCGCATCACAACCGTCGTCATCAACGGCCGCAAGCAACTGAGCCAGGACGAGGTGCTCGCGATCGGCGGCGTCAGTGGCCGCTCCTCGCTGTTGTTTCTCGACGCGGCCACCGTGCGCGACAAGCTCAAGGCCAACCCGTGGATATCAGACGCGACCATCCTGAAGCTTTATCCCGGCCAGTTGCAGATCGACATCGTCGAGCGCACGGCGTTCGCGCTGTGGCAGCAGGACGGCCGGCTGTCCGTGATCTCCGAGGACGGCGCTGTGCTGGAGCCCTATGTGTCGCGCCGCTTCGTGACGCTGCCGCTGGTGGTGGGCAAGGGCGCCGATGTCAGGGCCCGTGATTTCCTCGCGCTGCTCGACCGCTATCCGCAGGTCCGCTCGGTGACCAAGGCTGCAATCCTGGTCGGCGAACGGCGCTGGAATTTGCGGCTGAAGGACGGCCTCGACATTCGCCTGCCGGAGAACGACGTCGGCAACGCGCTTGCCATGTTGAGCAAGCTCGACAAGGAGGACAGGCTGTTCTCGCGCGACATCGTCGCAGTCGACATGCGCCTGCCGGACCGGCTGACGGTGCAATTGTCGGAAGACGCGGCCAAGGCCCGCGAAGAACTGTTCAAGGACAAGAAGACCAAGAAGAAGGCCGGTGATTCAGCATGA
- the ftsA gene encoding cell division protein FtsA — MTGLDRNQTPKTRPVDHKRTALVASLDVGTSKIACMIARLKPSPPSDALRGRTHAVELIGYSQIQSRGVKAGAVVDLAECEQAVRQAVALAERMAKVRVESILLSVSGGRLQGQLVEAAADIRGGSVTSDDVTRVTSTGMRHATGEGRTVLHALPVGYALDGVKGIRDPRGMVARQFGVDMQVVTADATVARNLMLVVERCHLNVEAMAASPYVAGLSVLTDDEADLGAAVVEMGAGSTTIATYSGGRFVHASGFALGGQHVTMDLARGVGACIADAERIKTLYGTVLTGGSDARELMSVPTAGEEHDAPRIVSRATIANIVRHRAEEIFEMVRDRLADSPFAAEPRARVVLSGGASQLTGTVELATRILNRPVRIGRPLGFGRLPNEAKSASFAVPTGLLVYPQYAHLEHVEPRHTRQLKTGTDGYFGKVGRWLREGF, encoded by the coding sequence ATGACCGGCCTCGATCGCAACCAGACCCCGAAGACACGTCCCGTCGACCACAAGCGGACGGCGCTGGTGGCTTCGCTCGATGTCGGCACCAGCAAGATCGCCTGCATGATCGCGCGGCTGAAGCCGTCGCCGCCGAGCGACGCGCTGCGCGGCCGTACCCATGCGGTGGAACTGATCGGCTACAGCCAGATCCAGTCGCGCGGCGTCAAGGCGGGCGCCGTGGTCGATCTCGCCGAATGCGAGCAGGCGGTGCGGCAGGCGGTGGCGCTGGCCGAGCGCATGGCCAAGGTCCGCGTTGAATCAATATTGCTGTCGGTTTCCGGCGGCCGGCTGCAGGGGCAGCTTGTCGAGGCGGCCGCCGATATCAGAGGCGGCTCGGTCACCTCTGATGACGTCACCCGGGTGACCTCCACCGGCATGCGCCATGCCACCGGCGAGGGCCGCACGGTGCTGCATGCGCTCCCCGTCGGCTACGCGCTGGACGGCGTCAAGGGCATCCGCGACCCCCGCGGCATGGTTGCGCGGCAGTTCGGCGTCGACATGCAAGTCGTTACGGCGGACGCCACCGTCGCCCGCAACCTGATGCTGGTGGTCGAGCGCTGCCACCTCAATGTCGAGGCCATGGCGGCGAGTCCTTATGTCGCAGGCCTGTCCGTGTTGACCGACGACGAGGCCGATCTGGGCGCCGCCGTGGTCGAAATGGGGGCCGGATCGACCACGATTGCGACCTATTCCGGCGGCCGCTTCGTGCACGCGAGCGGATTTGCGCTCGGCGGGCAGCACGTGACAATGGATCTTGCACGCGGCGTCGGCGCATGCATTGCGGATGCCGAGCGAATCAAGACGTTATATGGCACCGTGCTGACCGGCGGGTCTGACGCGCGCGAGCTGATGTCTGTACCGACTGCGGGCGAGGAACACGATGCGCCGCGGATCGTCTCGCGCGCCACGATTGCCAACATTGTCCGGCATCGCGCGGAGGAGATTTTTGAAATGGTCCGGGACCGGCTCGCGGATTCCCCCTTTGCGGCAGAGCCGAGGGCGCGGGTTGTGTTGAGCGGCGGGGCTTCTCAGCTTACCGGCACCGTCGAACTCGCCACGCGCATTCTCAACCGGCCGGTCCGGATCGGCCGCCCGCTCGGTTTCGGCCGGCTGCCCAACGAGGCCAAGAGCGCCTCGTTCGCGGTTCCCACCGGCCTCCTGGTCTATCCGCAATACGCTCATCTTGAACACGTCGAACCGCGGCATACGCGGCAGCTCAAGACAGGGACAGACGGCTATTTTGGCAAGGTCGGACGATGGCTTCGCGAGGGCTTCTGA
- a CDS encoding DUF5107 domain-containing protein, with product MAIHAPSRNHIRFAFVVLAATLASLEVVDADSPGSDAVSLSESSITWSTVKYATSAENGFVSGSLDKKTIVDRTFKTYVLENRYLKVTLLPEFGGRILSIIYKPTGHEQLYRTEVGVPYGMKAGNFYYDWLMVYGGIFPTFPDPEHGKTWLKPWQFKVVKESAGEVTVSMSLKDDVAYSAAPTQFLKGPTGIEATYYVTLKADRAALDARVVLKNPQPQEIDYEYWTCTTLAPGSDPKNPKTTGGAEIIAPIQAYSTPAWSANLSEGDESFGPGKSRFEKLRYFKNWPTMGIAYAAPDMQGGNFWGVINHDNEEGIIRIADNTVTRGLKMWTWGFPSFTKEADARKDPSEARPYVELWAGVSDQFFHRAKLPAQGEMSVTETYSPIVGMSNVTHANENFLINFSAAASEVNLQFFSIEPATPLRITLKRGDAMLFNDAVTADPNNGNRISAPLPAGGSGDQVRLTITTTDGRELIAAETRTR from the coding sequence ATGGCAATTCATGCTCCCTCACGCAACCATATTCGTTTCGCGTTTGTGGTGCTCGCGGCGACTCTAGCGTCTCTTGAGGTCGTAGATGCGGATTCGCCGGGTTCCGACGCAGTGTCTTTAAGCGAGTCGTCGATTACGTGGAGCACGGTCAAGTACGCGACCTCAGCGGAGAATGGGTTCGTCAGCGGGTCGCTCGACAAGAAAACCATCGTCGATCGCACGTTCAAGACCTACGTGCTCGAGAATCGTTATCTGAAGGTAACGCTGTTGCCTGAATTTGGCGGACGGATTCTTTCGATCATCTACAAGCCGACCGGCCATGAACAACTTTATCGCACCGAAGTAGGCGTGCCTTACGGGATGAAGGCCGGCAACTTCTATTACGACTGGCTGATGGTGTATGGCGGCATCTTCCCCACATTTCCCGATCCCGAGCACGGCAAGACTTGGCTGAAGCCGTGGCAGTTCAAGGTCGTGAAGGAGAGTGCCGGCGAAGTGACGGTGTCGATGTCGCTCAAGGATGATGTCGCGTATTCGGCGGCACCAACGCAGTTCCTCAAGGGGCCGACGGGTATCGAAGCGACTTACTACGTCACGCTGAAAGCGGACCGCGCCGCGCTTGACGCGCGCGTGGTGCTGAAAAACCCTCAACCCCAGGAGATTGATTACGAGTACTGGACGTGCACGACACTCGCGCCGGGCTCGGACCCGAAGAACCCCAAGACGACCGGCGGCGCAGAAATCATCGCGCCGATCCAGGCCTACAGCACGCCTGCCTGGTCGGCCAATCTGTCTGAAGGTGATGAGAGCTTTGGTCCAGGCAAGAGCCGTTTCGAAAAACTGCGCTACTTCAAGAACTGGCCGACAATGGGCATCGCGTACGCGGCGCCCGATATGCAGGGCGGAAATTTCTGGGGTGTGATCAATCACGACAACGAGGAGGGGATCATCCGCATCGCCGACAATACGGTCACGCGGGGACTGAAGATGTGGACGTGGGGATTTCCGTCGTTCACGAAGGAAGCCGACGCGCGCAAGGACCCGAGCGAAGCGCGGCCTTACGTCGAATTGTGGGCCGGTGTGTCGGACCAGTTTTTCCACCGCGCCAAGCTTCCCGCGCAGGGCGAAATGTCTGTTACGGAGACCTACAGCCCGATCGTCGGCATGAGCAACGTCACACACGCGAACGAGAATTTCCTGATCAATTTCTCGGCCGCGGCTTCTGAAGTGAATCTTCAGTTCTTTAGCATCGAGCCGGCCACGCCGTTGCGCATAACGTTGAAGCGCGGCGATGCGATGTTGTTCAACGACGCCGTGACAGCCGACCCGAACAACGGAAATCGCATTTCCGCGCCGCTTCCTGCAGGCGGCAGCGGCGATCAGGTGCGGCTGACGATCACGACCACAGACGGGCGAGAACTGATCGCCGCCGAGACGAGGACAAGGTGA
- the murD gene encoding UDP-N-acetylmuramoyl-L-alanine--D-glutamate ligase, with product MIPITSFAGKTVAVFGLGGSGLASCHALKAGGAEVIAGDDSADNVAKAAQAGFTTADLRTVSWSNFSALVLTPGAPLTHPAPHWSVLMARQAGIEVIGDIELFCRERRRHAPEAPFVAITGTNGKSTTTALIAHLMKVAGYDTQMGGNIGTAILSLEPPRMGRVHVVEMSSYQIDLAPSLDPSVGILLNVSEDHIDRHGTLENYAAVKARLVAGVQPQGTSIVGVDDIWCRNIADRLDQAGKRVVRISVKNPLPDGVYVERETVVQASGGARNEVARLGGIGSLRGLHNAQNAACASACALAMGISTDTLQNGLRSFPGLAHRMEQVGRRGNVLFVNDSKGTNADAAAHALSSFTDIFWIAGGKPKQGGITGLAEYFPRIRKAYLIGEAAQEFAGTLGERVPHEISETLDVAVANAARDAEASGLVDPVVLLSPACASFDQYRNFEIRGAKFRDLVTAMPGVQPVV from the coding sequence TTGATTCCCATCACATCCTTTGCCGGCAAAACGGTCGCCGTGTTCGGCCTCGGCGGTTCGGGCCTGGCGAGCTGCCACGCGCTGAAGGCCGGCGGCGCGGAAGTGATTGCGGGCGATGACAGCGCCGACAATGTCGCCAAGGCGGCGCAGGCCGGTTTCACCACGGCCGATCTGCGCACCGTATCGTGGTCGAATTTCTCGGCCCTGGTCCTCACCCCCGGCGCGCCGCTGACGCATCCGGCGCCGCATTGGTCCGTGCTGATGGCGCGGCAGGCTGGCATTGAGGTGATCGGCGACATCGAACTGTTCTGCAGGGAGCGCCGCCGTCACGCGCCCGAGGCGCCCTTCGTCGCCATCACCGGCACCAATGGCAAGTCCACCACGACGGCGCTGATCGCGCATTTGATGAAGGTTGCGGGCTACGATACCCAGATGGGCGGCAATATCGGCACCGCGATCCTCTCGCTGGAGCCGCCGCGGATGGGACGCGTGCATGTGGTGGAAATGTCGTCGTACCAGATCGACCTCGCGCCCTCGCTCGATCCCTCCGTCGGCATTCTGCTCAATGTCAGCGAAGACCATATCGATCGCCACGGCACGCTGGAAAACTATGCCGCGGTGAAGGCGCGGCTGGTTGCCGGCGTGCAGCCGCAGGGCACCTCGATCGTCGGCGTCGACGACATCTGGTGCCGCAACATCGCCGATCGACTCGATCAGGCGGGCAAGCGCGTGGTGCGGATCTCCGTGAAGAATCCCTTGCCCGACGGCGTCTATGTCGAGCGCGAAACCGTCGTGCAGGCATCCGGCGGCGCGCGCAACGAGGTTGCAAGGCTTGGCGGCATCGGTTCGCTGCGCGGCCTGCACAACGCGCAGAACGCAGCATGCGCCTCGGCCTGCGCGCTGGCGATGGGTATCTCCACCGATACGCTGCAAAACGGCCTGCGCAGCTTTCCAGGGCTGGCGCACCGCATGGAGCAGGTGGGCCGCCGCGGCAACGTGCTGTTCGTCAACGACTCCAAGGGCACCAATGCCGACGCCGCCGCGCATGCGCTGTCGTCGTTCACCGACATCTTCTGGATCGCCGGCGGCAAGCCCAAGCAGGGCGGCATCACGGGGCTCGCCGAATACTTTCCGCGCATCCGAAAAGCCTATCTGATCGGCGAAGCCGCGCAGGAGTTTGCGGGCACGCTGGGCGAGCGGGTGCCGCACGAGATTTCGGAGACGCTCGATGTGGCAGTGGCCAACGCCGCACGCGACGCCGAAGCGTCCGGGCTCGTCGATCCCGTGGTGCTGTTGTCACCGGCCTGCGCCTCGTTCGACCAGTACCGCAATTTCGAAATCCGCGGCGCCAAGTTTCGCGATCTGGTGACGGCGATGCCTGGCGTGCAGCCGGTGGTGTGA
- the murB gene encoding UDP-N-acetylmuramate dehydrogenase — protein MTFPDITPDLKAAMPQLRGRLLANQSLAELTWFRVGGPAQVLFTPADEDDLAYFLKLLPKELPVYVVGVGSNLIVRDGGMPGVVIRLSPRAFGETRAEGDIVSAGTAALDKRVAETAAAAGIGGMEFFFGIPGSIGGALRMNAGANGSETKDVLVEATGIGRDGTKHVFSNADMKFVYRNSGVDPSVIFTSARFRGQITDAETIRARMNEVQSHRETAQPIREKTGGSTFKNPPGNSAWKLIDAAGCRGLRVGGAQVSEMHCNFLINTGNATGHDIETLGETVRERVKANSGIELHWEIKRIGISA, from the coding sequence ATGACCTTCCCCGACATCACGCCCGATCTGAAAGCCGCGATGCCGCAATTGCGCGGCCGGCTGTTGGCGAACCAGTCGCTCGCCGAGTTGACCTGGTTTCGCGTCGGCGGGCCGGCGCAGGTGTTGTTCACGCCTGCGGACGAAGACGATCTCGCGTATTTCTTAAAGCTGCTTCCGAAGGAACTGCCGGTCTATGTGGTCGGCGTCGGCTCCAATTTGATCGTGCGCGACGGCGGTATGCCGGGCGTGGTGATCCGGCTGTCGCCGCGGGCGTTTGGCGAGACCAGGGCCGAGGGCGATATCGTGAGCGCGGGCACGGCTGCGCTGGACAAGCGCGTGGCAGAAACGGCGGCGGCGGCCGGGATCGGCGGCATGGAATTCTTCTTCGGCATTCCCGGCAGCATCGGCGGCGCGTTGCGGATGAATGCCGGCGCCAATGGAAGCGAGACCAAGGACGTGCTGGTCGAGGCGACCGGCATCGGCCGCGACGGCACGAAGCATGTCTTCTCCAATGCCGACATGAAGTTCGTCTATCGCAACAGTGGCGTCGATCCCTCAGTCATTTTCACCTCCGCGCGCTTTCGCGGGCAGATCACGGACGCCGAAACCATCCGCGCCCGGATGAACGAGGTGCAGAGCCATCGCGAAACCGCGCAGCCGATTCGCGAAAAGACCGGTGGCTCCACCTTCAAGAATCCGCCCGGCAACAGCGCCTGGAAACTGATCGACGCCGCCGGCTGCCGCGGGCTTCGCGTCGGCGGGGCGCAGGTCTCGGAAATGCACTGCAATTTCCTCATCAACACCGGCAACGCCACCGGGCATGATATTGAAACGCTGGGCGAAACCGTGCGCGAGCGGGTTAAAGCGAATTCTGGAATCGAGCTGCACTGGGAAATCAAGCGGATCGGGATTTCCGCATAG